The Diprion similis isolate iyDipSimi1 chromosome 11, iyDipSimi1.1, whole genome shotgun sequence genome includes a region encoding these proteins:
- the LOC124412512 gene encoding teneurin-m isoform X1 — MNYTQGKGRLYPAYSLSGSEGEDNSPSIRGGRVYAPNNHQNNQVQHNHYNSSQHKQRAYQHPLFHVPGSGAGLSDTPTSGNASDETLTDSELTNLARDSTLLVHNGCLLDNVAPRGPPDVPPRNPTMSRLNGRLPGSHATSDHERDPDLEPSCLVRTPSGNFYNIPKIPKNEYNNKNQSTGNSPIKVELQNNMDRVTLPYGHGPSMIPMRRQSFRCQLRKGIDWCSWKLIAIVVIMLSLCLTAALTYVAASNMVNWNQGTKACTVLVGENTESKPASTEPNKTSSSRPRQQSSSGGNNLDPVYTRKRRDTPNQHAPVLHQTPQVSDTSAKMPKPYPTTGTGPVVVEPKQPESSTTISLHEDISRSVHAELSGHKNVQVSGTVSSAPKTELPYSGSSTIEPVLYVNVSSSTTNSFLDTANLTTAVDPLSQTSSEDLDPSTIAPVEIAHESDGSQTAHDDAVSQSAGVETFVDEQIEVTTEIYTDQSIPTKSDEMEIPGIPEIIPELDGNWTKNGSDSDVTVNKGNTSNGIDYPASINVNGNHESTSDFGKPPGQNRSKNVEDDIDKSSFDSKHIDTRNGSLISDNDNVGSVNMSLFHTDTKANDEVLPVALPLVVTRIDIDAHSSEEVGVGQSPSAEIEAMEPPNKKVDRRTDEPTNVTISQNDAAILKGSKKTLGGSEKAKSPGVIKETRELSREDSSSEFVAGGISPGNTTVPEKTEEPQRDYPVFSYGQDEVEIVKLDQEEDGTTVKSKIARVPDKEIKSASSLATNEVRIQEEKDNPEVPEMKRKESLQVVNAGSEQFGDNTGNLHGDEDDSENSVQHGATKFSQRSDTANNNCDSSLHEKHETEKSSNANSVTFNSNAIPEHPLTHQVHVVEVPRGAESQRSSRRILVNVTISTDDFEGNADSNKASRPLYMLSVSVPTGGQTNNFPGINISPMQLPGQPAMSSLVENSRVDETTTRIPPPPQPPTSPPPSWGGECECSCPCMESDEKDKFSDEMNALEDAMFPEFENYNFSSSYEDTYLFTSSEDYSQNSNNSFQINGSKGLSDVEESTTEPSLSSVSELNVTESTTESWLSSTLDLNFNESTTYSSEEMTTQGLWCTGTTPLPPEPTILILEGARTFPARSFPPDGTTFAQVALGQRLSKEIPPYSYWNMQFYQSEAAYVRFDYNIPRGASIGVYARRNALPTHTQYDLLEVLSGFKARTSRASHVSVIQPSIKKEATHYMEPGHWFLSLYNDDGDPQEVAFIAIVAEDMTHNCPNGCSGKGECLLGHCQCNPGFGGEDCSDSVCPVLCSQRGEYINGECQCNPGWKGKECSLRHDECEVPDCNGHGHCTNGKCNCVRGYKGKFCEEVDCPHPTCSGHGFCAEGTCICKKGWKGADCSQMDKEALQCLPDCSGHGNFDLETQTCLCEPMWSGDDCSKELCDLDCGPHGHCVDNACDCVPGWSGELCNMKQCDPRCNEHGQCKNGTCLCVTGWNGRHCTMEGCPSSCSGHGQCRVNGEAQWECRCYDGWDGTDCSVLLEQNCSDSRDNDKDGLVDCEDPECCANHHCRDSQLCVSAPKPIDILLRKQPPAITASFFERMKFLIDEGSLQNYARQETFNESVFWNHFNTSRSAVVRGQVVTALGTGLMGVRVSTSTPLEGFTLTRHDGWFDLLVNGGGAVILQFGRSPFKAQSHIVFVPWNEVIIIDKIVMTTTDEKHISHIPHACGAHDYDLMKPVVLATWKHGFQGACPDRSAILAESQVIQESLQIPGTGLNLVYHSSRAAGYLSTIQLQLTPETIPPSLNLIHLRITIEGILFEKTFEADPVIKFTYAWNRLNVYRQRVYGVTTAMVKVGYEYIDCKDVIWDVQTTKLSGHDMSISEVGGWNLDIHHRYNFHEGILQKGDGANIYLKHKPRVILTSMGDGHQRPLDCFDCDGQASKQRLLAPVALATAPDGSIFVGDFNLVRKILVDGTVKTVVRLNATRVSYRYHVALSPLDGVLYISDPESHQIIRVRDTNDYSDPEHNWETVVGSGERCLPGDEAHCGDGALARDAKLAYPKGVAVSADNVLYFADGTNIRMVDRDGIITTVIGNHMHKSHWKPIPCEGTLNVEEVHLRWPTELAINPLDNSLHMIDDHMVLQLAPDGRVKVVAGRPLHCASPSTTFDTELATHATLVMPQSIAFAPSGDLYIAESDSQRINRVRVIGTDGKISPYAGAESKCNCLERGCDCFEADHYLASSSKFNTISAVAVSPDGIVHIGDQANYRIRSVMASIPDASGAREYEIYSPDTQEIYVFNRFGQHIATKNILTGETNYLFSYNVNTSNGKLSTVTDAAGNKVFLLRDYSSQVNSIENTKGQKCRLRMSRMKMLHELSTPDNYNVTFDYHGPTGLLKTKLDSTGRSYVYNYDEFGRLTSAVTPTGKVISLAFDLSVKGATVKVGQNNRKPVSMLIKGSSVVTKVGEAEQRTIVLGDGGVGQVTPWLHTVSTDTVPYSILAEIEPLLGESYPVPAKQRTEIAGDLANRFEWRYFLRRVQGNKNRGNTKAVAQVGRKLRINGENLLSLEYDRESNTVAVFMDDRVELLNVTYDRTARPVKWGPRNGIFAGVDLEYDRFSRLTSWTWGDISETYGFDRAGRLYEIKYSDGTAMIYAFKDMFSSLPLKVTTPRGSDYLLQYDEAGALQSLTTPRGHIHAFSLQTSLGFYKYQYYSPMNRHPYEILYNDDGQILAKVYPHQSGKVAYVYDHTGKLETTLAGLSSIHYTYQEATSLVRSIDVNEPNFEMRLEYKYHAGIVKDEKIKFGSKSGMDNAHYRFQYDGNARISGLEVDINGKELPQLRIKYNQNLGLLEGVSDLRIYRNTFNRSVMQDTSKQFFTITDYDDHGRIKTVLMNIRALDVFRMELEYDNRNRIKMRKFSIGRESMMDKITYNADGHVLEVADTDNNWQYSYDENGNIVGVTEQNEKITLGYDSGDRVVQYGDVEFNSYDGRGFVVRRGEHKYRYNSRGQLIHAFEHDKFQIWYFYDDRGRLVAWNDDRGNITQYFYANPRTPDLITHVHFPKSSKTFRFLYDARDFLITVETSEQRFYVASDQNGSPLALFDTNGNLIKEMGRTPFGKIIKDTNPDFYLPIDFHGGLLDPNTRLVYLNKRLYDPAVGQWMTPAWEQMANELTTPTDIFIYRFRNNDPINSKQTVEYMTDLASWLMLYGYDISAMLGSEYTKGMVYQPSATITSPQLTPEFGVMSGLQCIVNRVHQKFSDLGFVPKPLLKLEPKTRNLLPRVAHRRAVFGEGVLVSRVGGRALVSVVDGVNSVVQDVVTSVFNSSFFLPLHFSVHDQDVFYFVKDNALKIRDDMEELRRLGGMFNVSTHETTEHGAGTWKELRLHNPDAAVVIKYGADPEQERHRILKHAHKRAVERAWEIEKQLVANGFQGRGDWTEEEKEELINHGDVDGYEGVDIHSVHRYPQLADDPGNVAFTRDTKRKRRRSGNRRNRIHRHDS; from the exons AGATACCGAAGAATGAGTACAATAACAAGAATCAATCGACAGGAAACAGCCCTATAAAAGTCGAACTACAAAACAATATGGACAG AGTGACGCTACCCTACGGCCACGGTCCGTCGATGATTCCAATGAGGCGGCAAAGCTTCAGATGTCAGCTCCGCAAGGGCATCGACTGGTGCAGTTGGAAACTGATTGCTATCGTCGTGATCATGCTCTCCCTCTGTTTGACGGCAGCTCTCACCTACGTTGCAG CGTCAAACATGGTGAACTGGAACCAAGGCACGAAAGCGTGCACCGTTCTCGTTGGCGAGAATACAGAGTCAAAGCCGGCGAGCACAGAGCCCAACAAGACGTCGTCGAGCAGGCCGAGACAGCAATCGTCATCCGGAGGTAATAATTTAGATCCTGTTTACACCCGCAAGCGTAGAGACACACCTAACCAGCATGCCCCAGTGTTGCACCAAACTCCCCAAGTCTCAGACACGTCTGCAAAAATGCCAAAACCTTACCCAACCACTGGTACCGGTCCGGTTGTCGTGGAACCAAAACAGCCCGAATCGTCGACAACGATCTCTTTGCATGAAGATATAAGTAGGAGTGTGCATGCTGAGCTAAGTGGGCATAAAAACGTGCAGGTTAGTGGGACGGTTTCATCGGCGCCAAAGACGGAGCTTCCATACTCAGGATCATCGACTATCGAGCCAGTGCTTTATGTCAATGTCTCTAGCTCTACTACTAACTCTTTTCTCGATACTGCAAACCTCACGACCGCTGTCGATCCTCTTTCTCAAACTTCTTCGGAGGACCTTGACCCGAGCACAATTGCTCCTGTTGAAATCGCGCACGAATCTGACGGATCTCAAACTGCTCATGACGATGCTGTGAGTCAGTCTGCAGGCGTTGAAACGTTTGTTGATGAACAAATTGAGGTAACCACAGAGATTTATACAGATCAGTCAATACCCACGAAGTCTGATGAAATGGAAATTCCTGGGATACCAGAAATCATACCGGAACTTGACGGGAATTGGACAAAAAATGGGTCCGACTCGGACGTGACAGTCAATAAAGGCAACACCAGCAACGGTATTGATTACCCTGCATCTATTAACGTTAACGGGAACCATGAGTCTACGTCGGATTTTGGTAAACCACCGGGACAAAACCGTAGCAAAAATGTAGAAGATGACATAGATAAATCTAGTTTTGACAGTAAGCATATAGATACAAGAAATGGTAGTTTAATCTCTGATAATGATAACGTCGGGTCTGTCAATATGTCGTTGTTCCACACTGATACTAAAGCAAACGATGAAGTTTTGCCAGTGGCATTACCGTTAGTAGTAACTCGTATAGATATCGATGCTCATAGTTCAGAAGAAGTAGGCGTAGGGCAAAGTCCTTCCGCTGAAATTGAAGCGATGGAGCCACCGAATAAAAAAGTTGATCGAAGAACCGATGAACCGACAAATGTGACAATTAGTCAAAATGACGCGGCGATTTTGAAAGGGTCAAAGAAAACGTTAGGTGGGTCGGAAAAAGCAAAGTCTCCTGGTGTTATAAAAGAAACTAGAGAATTATCCCGCGAAGATTCTTCGTCGGAGTTCGTTGCCGGTGGAATTTCacccggcaatacaaccgtcCCGGAGAAAACAGAGGAGCCGCAGCGGGATTATCCAGTATTTAGTTATGGCCAGGACGAAGTAGAGATAGTAAAACTAGACCAGGAGGAGGACGGGACGACTGTGAAATCCAAGATAGCCCGCGTGCCAGACAAGGAAATAAAATCCGCCTCAAGCTTGGCAACTAACGAAGTAAGAATTCAGGAGGAGAAGGATAATCCCGAGGTTCCAGAAATGAAACGCAAGGAGAGTCTGCAGGTTGTGAATGCTGGGAGTGAGCAGTTTGGAGATAATACGGGCAATTTGCATGGCGATGAGGACGATAGTGAGAACAGTGTTCAACACGGGGCGACGAAGTTTAGTCAGAGGTCGGACACGGCTAATAATAACTGCGATAGTTCGTTGCATGAAAAGCATGAAACTGAGAAATCATCTAACGCAAACTCCGTCACATTTAACTCAAACGCCATTCCTGAACATCCGTTAACGCATCAAGTACACGTCGTAGAGGTACCCCGAGGCGCTGAATCGCAGCGATCATCGCGACGAATACTTGTAAACGTGACAATTTCTACGGATGATTTCGAGGGAAACGCTGATTCGAATAAAGCTTCGCGTCCGTTGTACATGTTGTCTGTATCCGTACCAACCGGTGGCCAAACTAACAATTTTCCCGGCATTAACATCAGCCCAATGCAATTACCTGGGCAACCGGCAATGTCGAGCCTGGTGGAAAACTCACGTGTCGATGAAACTACCACCCGAATTCCACCTCCGCCCCAACCCCCGACATCACCACCTCCAAGTTGGGGTGGGGAATGCGAATGCTCGTGTCCTTGCATGGAATCTGATGAGAAGGACAAATTTTCAGACGAAATGAACGCTTTGGAAGATGCTATGTTtcccgaatttgaaaattacaacttCAGCTCTTCTTACGAGGATACTTACTTATTTACCAGCTCCGAAGATTATTCGCAGAATAGTAATAATTCCTTTCAAATAAATGGTTCGAAAGGTCTGTCAGACGTTGAAGAATCGACGACAGAGCCTTCGTTAAGTAGTGTTTCGGAATTGAACGTCACTGAGTCAACGACTGAATCTTGGTTAAGTAGTACTTTGGATTTGAACTTCAACGAGTCGACTACATACTCCTCGGAGGAGATGACGACCCAAGGTCTTTGGTGTACTGGGACAACTCCACTTCCCCCAGAGCCCACTATACTGATTCTTGAAG GTGCAAGAACGTTTCCAGCTCGATCCTTTCCACCTGACGGTACCACCTTTGCTCAAGTTGCACTTGGACAACGTCTGAGTAAAGAAATACCACCGTACAGTTACTGGAACATGCAGTTTTACCAATCGGAGGCAGCCTACGTCCGTTTCGACTACAACATACCCCGAGGAGCGAGCATCGGAGTTTACGCGAGGCGAAACGCTCTTCCGACTCACACGCAGTACGATCTGTTGGAAGTCCTGAGTGGCTTCAAGGCTCGCACATCTCGGGCATCACATGTTAGTGTCATT CAACCATCGATCAAGAAAGAAGCGACGCACTACATGGAACCGGGTCACTGGTTTTTGTCGCTATACAATGACGACGGCGACCCGCAAGAAGTGGCCTTCATAGCCATTGTTGCCGAAGACATGACGCACAACTGCCCCAACGGATGCAGTGGAAAGGGCGAATGCCTGCTTGGGCATTGCCAATGCAATCCTGGCTTCGGTGGCGAAGACTGCAGCGACAGCGTTTGTCCGGTACTGTGCAGTCAACGGGGAGAGTACATCAACGGAGAGTGCCAATGCAACCCCGGATGGAAAGGCAAGGAGTGTTCTCTGCGCCACGACGAATGCGAAGTTCCGGACTGCAACGGACACGGCCACTGTACCAACGGAAAGTGCAACTGCGTTCGTGGTTACAAGGGAAAGTTCTGCGAGGAGGTCGACTGCCCTCATCCGACCTGTTCGGGTCACGGATTCTGCGCCGAAGGAACCTGCATTTGCAAGAAAGGATGGAAGGGCGCTGACTGCAGTCAAATGGACAAGGAGGCTCTCCAATGTCTGCCGGATTGCAGTGGTCACGGGAACTTTGATCTGGAAACGCAAACATGTTTGTGCGAACCGATGTGGTCCGGTGACGATTGTTCGAAAG AACTTTGTGACCTCGACTGCGGACCTCACGGTCATTGCGTGGACAACGCGTGCGACTGCGTGCCCGGCTGGTCCGGCGAGCTTTGCAACATGAAACAATGTGATCCTCGTTGCAACGAACACGGCCAATGCAAGAACGGTACTTGCCTATGTGTGACCGGATGGAATGGAAGGCATTGCACAATGGAAGGGTGTCCAAGCTCGTGTTCCGGTCATGGGCAGTGCAGGGTGAACGGTGAGGCTCAGTGGGAATGTCGGTGCTACGACGGTTGGGATGGAACGGACTGCAGCGTTTTGTTGGAACAGAACTGTAGCGACAGCCGCGATAATGACAAAG ATGGCCTCGTGGATTGCGAAGACCCGGAATGTTGCGCCAACCATCACTGCCGTGATAGCCAGCTATGCGTCTCTGCCCCAAAACCGATCGACATCCTCCTTCGAAAGCAGCCTCCGGCAATAACTGCCTCGTTCTTTGAGAGGATGAAATTCCTGATCGACGAGGGTAGCCTGCAAAACTACGCACGCCAGGAGACCTTCAACGAAAG TGTGTTCTGGAATCACTTCAACACAAG CCGATCTGCTGTGGTTCGTGGTCAGGTCGTTACTGCCCTTGGTACCGGTCTCATGGGTGTCAGAGTAAGCACCAGCACTCCACTGGAAGGTTTTACCCTGACACGGCACGATGGATGGTTCGATTTGCTCGTCAACGGCGGTGGAGCTGTCATTCTACAGTTTGGAAGATCACCTTTCAAAGCGCAGAGTCATATCGTGTTCGTTCCGTGGAACGAG GTGATCATCATTGACAAAATCGTGATGACTACAACGGATGAAAAGCATATTTCACACATTCCTCACGCCTGCGGTGCACACGACTACGACCTGATGAAACCGGTCGTTCTTGCAACGTGGAAACATGGTTTCCAAGGTGCCTGTCCAGACCGTAGTGCGATTCTTGCCGAGTCCCAGGTCATTCAAGAAAGTCTTCAAATACCCGGTACCGGTCTGAATCTTGTCTACCACAGTTCAAGGGCTGCCGGATACCTGTCAACAATCCAGCTGCAGCTCACCCCCGAAACAATACCACCATCCCTCAATCTGATTCACTTGAGAATCACCATTGAGGGTATATTGTTCGAAAAGACATTCGAAGCTGATCCAGTGATAAAATTCACGTACGCTTGGAACCGTTTAAACGTCTATCGCCAACGAGTTTACGGAGTCACAACGGCCATGGTCAAAGTCGGATACGAATACATCGATTGCAAGGACGTAATCTGGGATGTGCAGACGACTAAACTGAGTGGTCACGACATGTCAATATCGGAAGTCGGAGGATGGAACCTGGACATTCATCACAGATACAACTTCCACGAAGGAATACTACAGAAAGGCGACGGCGCGAACATTTATCTAAAGCACAAACCCCGGGTTATTTTAACCTCGATGGGCGACGGACATCAACGACCATTGGATTGCTTTGACTGCGACGGACAAGCATCGAAACAACGATTGCTAGCTCCAGTCGCTCTCGCGACGGCTCCGGATggatcgattttcgtcggtgaCTTCAATCTCGTGAGAAAAATCCTCGTAGACGGCACCGTTAAGACCGTAGTTCGACTTAA CGCAACGAGGGTGTCGTACCGTTACCACGTAGCACTGAGTCCATTGGACGGAGTTCTCTACATTTCCGATCCAGAATCTCATCAGATAATTCGCGTCCGTGACACGAATGACTATTCGGATCCGGAGCACAACTGGGAAACGGTCGTTGGCTCTGGAGAACGCTGTCTTCCGGGAGACGAGGCGCACTGCGGAGATGGCGCACTGGCTAGAGACGCGAAACTGGCCTATCCGAAAGGCGTAGCAGTGTCAGCTGACAACGTTTTGTACTTCGCCGATGGTACCAACATACGAATGGTAGACAGAGACGGTATCATAACAACGGTCATTGGAAATCATATGCACAAGTCCCACTGGAAGCCAATACCTTGTGAAGGAACACTGAATGTCGAAGAGGTGCACCTTAGGTGGCCCACTGAACTGGCGATAAACCCGCTTGACAATTCTCTACACATGATCGACGATCACATGGTTCTTCAGCTCGCACCAGACGGTCGCGTGAAGGTCGTGGCTGGCCGTCCACTTCATTGTGCGTCGCCATCTACCACCTTCGATACGGAATTGGCCACCCATGCGACCCTGGTGATGCCGCAGAGTATAGCGTTCGCTCCTTCCGGGGATTTGTACATCGCTGAAAGTGACTCTCAGCGGATAAATCGGGTTCGGGTCATCGGAACTGACGGCAAGATTTCACCGTACGCTGGAGCGGAGTCGAAGTGCAACTGCCTCGAACGCGGCTGCGACTGTTTCGAGGCTGATCACTACCTGGCATCCAGTTCAAAGTTCAACACTATTTCGGCTGTTGCTGTTTCTCCCGATGGTATCGTACACATCGGTGATCAAGCTAACTATAGAATTCGATCTGTCATGGCGAGCATACCGGATGCCAGTGGAGCCAGGGAGTACGAAATATACTCACCTGACACTCAAGAGATCTACGTATTCAACAGATTCGGTCAGCACATTGCAACGAAGAATATTCTTACCGGGGAAACGAACTATCTGTTTTCCTACAACGTGAATACAAGCAACGGAAAATTGAGCACCGTCACGGATGCTGCAGGGAACAAAGTGTTCCTCCTTCGCGATTATTCGAGTCAGGTAAATTCCATCGAGAACACTAAGGGACAAAAATGTAGGCTGAGAATGTCGAGAATGAAGATGCTCCACGAGCTCAGCACCCCTGATAATTACAACGTCACTTTTGACTATCACGGACCGACCGGCTTGCTGAAAACTAAGCTTGACAGTACCGGGAGAAGCTACGTCTATAATTACGACGAATTCGGAAGATTGACGAGCGCCGTAACGCCAACTGGAAAGGTTATTAGTCTGGCATTTGACCTGAGTGTCAAAGGTGCGACTGTCAAAGTTGGCCAGAATAATAGAAAGCCTGTTTCCATGCTCATCAAGGGCTCCTCGGTAGTGACGAAAGTCGGAGAGGCCGAACAGAGGACCATTGTTCTCGGAGACGGTGGCGTGGGTCAAGTAACCCCCTGGTTACACACAGTGAGCACCGACACCGTTCCCTATTCGATATTGGCCGAGATTGAACCATTGCTCGGGGAAAGCTATCCAGTGCCAGCTAAACAACGGACTGAGATAGCCGGTGACTTGGCGAACAGATTCGAGTGGAGATACTTCTTGAGAAGAGTGCAGGGCAACAAAAACCGCGGAAACACAAAAGCAGTGGCTCAAGTTGGGCGAAAGCTTCGAATAAACGGAGAGAATCTCCTCTCTCTGGAATACGACAGAGAGTCGAACACCGTTGCGGTCTTCATGGACGATCGTGTAGAACTCCTTAACGTCACCTACGACAGAACGGCGAGGCCCGTCAAATGGGGGCCGAGGAACGGAATTTTCGCTGGTGTAGATTTGGAGTACGACAGGTTCAGCAGATTGACCAGTTGGACGTGGGGTGACATCAGCGAAACTTACGGCTTTGACAGAGCTGGAAGATTGTACGAAATAAAATACAGTGACGGTACCGCGATGATCTACGCGTTCAAAGACATGTTCAGCAGCTTGCCTCTAAAAGTCACAACTCCACGAGGCAGCGACTATCTTCTCCAATATGACGAGGCCGGAGCTCTTCAGTCGTTAACTACACCCAGAGGACACATTCATGCCTTCTCTCTCCAGACTTCGCTCGGCTTCTACAAGTACCAGTACTATTCACCGATGAACAGACATCCGTACGAGATTCTTTACAACGACGATGGCCAAATATTGGCGAAAGTTTATCCTCATCAGAGTGGGAAGGTTGCCTACGTCTACGATCACACGGGGAAACTGGAAACCACGTTAGCAG GATTGTCTTCTATCCATTACACCTACCAAGAAGCCACGAGCCTCGTGCGAAGCATCGATGTAAACGAGCCGAACTTCGAAATGCGTCTGGAGTACAAGTATCATGCGGGAATAGTGAAggatgagaaaattaaattcggCAGTAAAAGCGGAATGGACAACGCACACTACCGCTTCCAGTATGATGGTAACGCCCGAATTTCGGGTCTCGAGGTGGACATAAATGGAAAGGAGTTGCCCCAGCTGCGAATAAAATACAACCAAAATCTCGGGTTACTGGAGGGAGTGAGTGACCTTAGAATTTACAGGAATACCTTCAACAGATCAGTTATGCAGGACACGAGCAAACAGTTCTTCACGATAACCGACTACGACGATCATGGCCGGATAAAGACAGTGCTGATGAACATAAGAGCGTTGGATGTGTTCAGAATGGAATTGGAATACGACAATCGGAATCGTATAAAGATGAGGAAGTTCAGTATCGGCAGAGAGTCGATGATGGACAAGATAACGTACAACGCCGACGGGCACGTTCTGGAAGTAGCTGACACGGACAACAACTGGCAGTACAGCTACGACGAGAATGGAAACATAGTCGGGGTTACCGAGCAAAACGAGAAGATCACGCTTGGATACGACAGCGGGGATCGTGTCGTTCAGTACGGAGACGTCGAGTTCAACTCCTACGACGGTCGAGGCTTCGTTGTGAGACGAGGAGAGCACAAGTACAGGTACAACTCGAGAGGACAGTTGATCCACGCCTTCGAGCACGACAAATTCCAGATATGGTACTTCTACGACGACCGCGGAAGGCTGGTGGCGTGGAATGACGACAGAGGAAACATCACCCAGTACTTCTACGCCAATCCGAGAACACCAGACCTGATAACTCACGTGCATTTCCCGAAGTCATCCAAGACTTTCAGGTTCCTGTATGACGCTCGAGACTTCTTGATAACAGTTGAAACCTCGGAACAAAGATTCTACGTAGCTTCCGACCAGAACGGCTCGCCACTGGCACTCTTCGACACGAACGGGAACCTCATCAAAGAAATGGGAAGAACTCCATTCGGCAAAATCATCAAGGACACCAACCCCGATTTCTATCTTCCAATCGACTTCCACGGTGGTTTGTTAGACCCCAACACGCGACTGGTGTATCTGAACAAACGTCTCTACGATCCAGCGGTGGGTCAGTGGATGACCCCGGCCTGGGAACAAATGGCCAATGAACTGACGACTCCGACCGACATCTTCATCTACAGATTCCGTAACAATGATCCGATAAACAGTAAACAGACCGTGGAATACATGACTGATTTGGCCAGCTGGCTGATGCTGTACGGCTACGACATCTCTGCCATGCTCGGTTCGGAGTACACCAAGGGTATGGTCTACCAGCCCAGCGCCACGATCACTTCTCCTCAGCTGACGCCAGAGTTCGGAGTCATGTCGGGACTGCAGTGCATCGTCAATAGGGTTCACCAGAAATTCTCTGACCTCGGTTTCGTGCCAAAGCCACTTCTGAAGCTGGAACCAAAGACGAGAAACCTTCTTCCGAGAGTGGCGCACAGAAGAGCAGTCTTCGGCGAAGGTGTTCTGGTCTCCAGGGTCGGCGGTCGAGCCCTGGTTAGCGTTGTAGACGGCGTGAACAGCGTCGTTCAAGACGTGGTAACCTCGGTATTCAACAGTTCGTTCTTCCTCCCCTTGCACTTCAGTGTCCACGATCAGGACGTGTTCTACTTCGTTAAGGACAACGCGTTGAAGATAAGGGATGACATGGAGGAGCTCCGTCGTCTCGGGGGAATGTTCAATGTTTCTACCCACGAAACAACGGAGCATGGCGCCGGGACGTGGAAGGAGCTCAGACTCCACAATCCGGACGCCGCAGTCGTCATCAAATACGGGGCAGACCCGGAGCAGGAGAGACACAGGATACTGAAGCACGCCCACAAAAGGGCCGTCGAGAGAGCTTGGGAAATAGAGAAACAGTTGGTCGCCAATGGTTTTCAAGGACGCGGCGACTGGACCgaagaagagaaggaagagCTGATTAACCACGGTGACGTCGACGGTTACGAGGGCGTGGATATTCACAGTGTACATAGGTATCCGCAACTCGCCGACGATCCGGGAAACGTCGCGTTTACGAGAGACACTAAACGTAAGAGGCGACGGAGTGGCAACAGACGGAACAGAATTCACAGGCACGACTCgtga